TCGTGCGCATCGTATTGTGTTACCCCGTCGAACCGCATCATATCGCACAGATTCAAGCCGCTGCTCCCGATTTCGAAGTCGTCGACGCCGGGCAGGAACGGATCGATGAACTGCTGCCGACCGCCGACATCTTCATCGGACACGCGAAAGTCCCTGTCGATTGGGATCGCGTGCTGAAGGCGAATCGATTGCGTTGGATTCAGTCGTCGGCGGCGGGGCTGGATCATTGCTTGGTCCCGGGAGTGATCGATTCGGATATCGTGGTCAGCAGCGCCAGCGGCTTGTTCGCGCCCCAAGTTGCCGAACAGACGATGACATTACTGTTGGATTTGATCCGCAGCCAAGGCCGTTTCAACCGAGCCAATTCGCGTCACGAATTCATTCGTCTGCCGACCGACGATCTTCGTCAGAAAAAGGTCGGAATTGTCGGCCTCGGCGGAAACGGTCGCCGAATCGCGAAGGTCCTGAAACCGTTTGATGTCTCGATCGTGGCGACCGACTATTTTTCGTTTGATCCGCCTGCGGAAGTCGAACGCTTGTTACCAGCCGATGCGGTCGACGAGATGCTGGCCGAAGTCGACATCGCGATCCTGGCGCTGCCATTAAACGCGCAGACCCGCGGGATGTTCGACGCCGATCGGTTCGCCAAAATGCGTCCGGGCAGCTACTTCATCAACGTCGCTCGCGGCCAAGTTGTCGTCGAATCCGCTCTGGTCGATGCCTTGGACAGTGGTCACTTGCGCGGTGCGGGCGTCGACGTGACCGAAGTCGAACCGCTGCCCGACGAGAGTCCGCTATGGGATCGCGAGAATGTGATCATCACACCACACGTCGGCGCTCAAAGCCGCTGGCGCGTCGACGACACTACCGTGATGGTTTGCGAAAACCTACGCCGCTTCCAAGCCGGCGAGTCGATCTACAACACCGTCGACAAACAGCTCGGATTCCCCAGCCCCGAAGTCGTCTGGCACGGATAAGCCAATCCAAAATCGTTTAACCGCGCCGGCAACGCCCCGCGCGTCCATCGCCGTTCCAACGCGCGGCCCGTTGGGCACGCGGTTAAACGAAGCAGCGTGCTGGCGCTATCCTTTAGCCGCGCCGGCAACGCCCCACGTGCTGGAGTCGAGGCTTCAGCCGACTGCCGCAATGATTCGTCCGAGTGCCCGGTACAACAAGGATCGATCGGCTGAAGCCTCGACTCCAGCGTTTGGTCCTGCCTTCTTGCGATTTATATCACAAGCAAACCTCGTCAAACACGCTCTTTTTTGTTTGACCGGGCCTCTGCAACTTCGCTACGTTCGTGGTTGGGGTTTCTTTTCTTCGCAGAGGAGTTTGACGCTATGTTTCTCGTGCCCAAAACGACTTGTGCCGCAGATGTGATGCAAACTCGGCTGACCACGGTTGGCCCCGCGGTTCACTTTTCCAATGCCGTCGCGATGTTGGTTCGCCGTGCTGTGTCGGGACTTCCCATCGTTGAAGCCGACGGAACCTATTTAGGTATGTTCTCGGAGAAGTGTTGTCTGCGAATCGTTCAAGACTGTCCTGCGCTGCGCGATACCGTGGGAACGCCGCCGTTGCTCGCCAGCGATGCCATGGCGACTCGTTTGCTGTTGCTGCACGAAGAGGATGACGTCTTCGATGGCATCGAACAATTGTTATCGCACCGCGTCTCGGGAGCTCCCGTCTTAAACCGCAACGAACAGTTTATCGGGATCTTCTCGGAAAAGACGAGCGTTAGCGTGCTGATTCAGTCGGTCTTCGAAAACTTGCCTTCGACGCAGATCGGTCCGTTTGTCAATCGCGACCGCGGTCGGATCGTCGAGGAAACGACGCCGTTGTCAAAGATCGTCGAGACATTTGTGAAGACCGATTTCCGACGTCTGCCGGTGCTGCGTGGAGGGCATGTCGTCGGTCAAGTGTCGCGCCGCGATGTGATCAAACATCCAAAGATCAATCGTTGGATCGGTCACTTGTCGGACCATCCCCATCCCAATCGGGCGCGCGATGTCGATTACAACGTTCTCGCGTTCGCTGACACGACAGCCAATACGATCGGCCCGGACCTGGACTTGTTGTCGATCTTGGGGCTGTTTCTGAGCACGCCCTACCGGCGGTTGCCGGTCTTGGAGAATGGACGCCTGGTCGGCCAGATCAGCCGTCGCGACGTGCTGCAGAAAGTGATCGATGAAACGAAACAGGTACCCGCCGAACCGCATGGCACTTCGCTTTACCTGAGCGCACTGGGAGGGGAGTTTCCCAGCTTTGGATAGCCGCGAACCGGGCAGTTTCGATCAGCCGTGAAGATTCGTATAAGCCAGATCAAACGTGTCAGCGACGGCTAGGTTCGTGACCGCCCCGCCGAGGATGTTTGCGGCATGGCGGATCGGTTCGATTTCACGAACCGCCGCCTCGGTCCCCTTATCAGCCAACGCGAGAACCCATGGCAGCGTTGCATTGCACAACGCGAAGGTGCTCGTTCGCCCGACGGCTCCCGGCATGTTGGAGACACAGTAGTGGACGACTTCGTCGACGATAAACGTCGGTTCTTTATGCGTCGTTGGTCGACTGGTTTCCACGCAGCCGCCCTGATCGACGGCGACGTCGATGATCACGCTGCCCGGTTTCATAATCCGCAGGTCTTCGGCGTGAACCAAGTGAGGCGCTTTCGCGCCGGGAATCAATACCGCTCCGATCACCAGATCGGCTCTTTTCAGCTGCTCATGAATCGTATGCCGATCGCTGAACAACACGTTCACATTGGCTGGCATCACGTCGTCGAGATATCGCAAGCGCTCCAAGTTGACATCCAAGATCGCCACGTCGGCTTGGAAACCAGCCGCGATCCGTGCCGCATTAGCTCCAACGATTCCGCCGCCCAAGACGGTGATGTGCGCCGGAGCAACTCCGGGAACGCCCCCCAACAAAATGCCTCGCCCCATCTGTGGCTTCTCCAAATACTTCGCTCCCTCCTGAACGCTCATTCGACCCGCCACCTCGCTCATCGGTGTCAGCAGGGAGAGTCGGCCGTTCTGGTCGCGAAGCGTTTCGTACGCGAGGCAGTTCGCACCGGCGTTGAGCATCGCGTCGGTCAACGCTCGGCTGGCCGCAAAGTGAAAGTAGGTGAACAGAGTTTGGCCTTCGCGAATCAGAGGCCACTCGGGTTCCAGCGGCTCTTTGACTTTGATGATCAAGTCAGCCCGATCGAAGACATCTTTGGCCGTAGCAACAAGTTCCGCTCCCGCCTTCAGGTAGTCGTGGTCGAACAGTCCCGACCCCAAGCCGGCGCCAGCTTGCACGACCACGGTGTGTCCGCGGCGAGTGAGTTCTTCGACGCCGACCGGCAGCATCGAGACGCGATATTCATCCGACTTGGTTTCCGCAGGCACTCCAACAATCATTTGTCATTCCTTCGTCAATGGTTCGCTGTACGTTGGCGAGGCCGTGTCATCGTTGACCGGTCACGACAACCAACGTCCGCTTCGATTTTGCAAGTCGCCGCAGACTTACATCGTTATCATCTTATCTCTTGAGCAATCGATCGACACGTCTGGGCGCCAACATCCCCCTCGCAAATTCGATGGTCCGCGAACCTCGCCCCTCGCCGATCGGTCTACACCGGCAACAAGTCGGTGGGGACTGCCATCGCTGGACAATTGTTCGATCTCGCCAACGATCGACAGCCTCAGCCTCGATGAGGTTCGCATTCGCTTCACAAACAGGCAACTCAAATTTAGGAACCCGCTGGTATGTCGATTCGGATAGTTCAAATCGATGCGTTTACCGATCGGCCTTTTGCCGGAAACCCCGCTGCCGTCTGCTTGTTGGAACAGCCGCGGGAGGTCGATTGGATGCAAGCGGTTGCGGCGGAGATGAATCTGTCGGAAACTGCGTTTGTGAGACCGATCGACGTCGGCTACGAACTGCGTTGGTTCACTCCCCAGGTCGAAGTCGATTTGTGTGGCCACGCCACGTTAGCCGCCGCACACGCACTCTGGACCGAAGCGGGAATCTCGCCAAACGAAACGCTTCGTTTTCAAACGCGCAGCGGACAGCTGACGGCAAAGCGTCGCGGCGCGTTGATCCAGCTCGATTTCCCAGCCACCCCGGCTAAGCCATGTGATCCGCCCGCCGGTTTAATCGACGCGTTACCTGTCGATCCGATATTCGTCGGCGAGACGAAGTTCGACACCTTGGTTGTGATCGAATCCGAAGCGCAGCTGCGTTCGCTGCAACCCGATTTCGCGCGTTTGGCAAAAATCCCCACGCGAGGTGTCATCGTGACCTGCGGTAGCGAATCGCCGGAGTTCGATTTTGTCTCGCGTTTCTTTGGTCCCGCAGCCGGCATCGACGAAGATCCCGTCACCGGATCGGCCCACTGTTGTCTCGCGCCCTATTGGGGGCCACAGCTTGGAAAGACGGAGATGACCGGCTACCAAGCCTCGTCGCGCGGCGGCATCGTAAAAACGCAGATCCCTGGCGATCGGATCCTGTTGTCCGGCGCAGCGGTAACCGTTTTGCGAGGCGAGTTGGTTTGATGAGTCGCTGCACCGCAATACCATTCAACGAAGCGTAGTGGATGAGGTTACGAGCTGTCGATTACCCACAAGTCATTGGTCTGGTCCGAAGGCTTGCCAGCAGAGGGCGAAGTCGAGCATTCGCCGCGTGCCTCGCCAGATCACTTCGGCTCCCGGCGGACCGTCGCCTTCGCGGTGATTGTAGCCGCCAAGGGTCGCAAGGACCGGGATGAATTGTGACAGCTCAGGAGCTTGCTTTGGGGGAGCCGTCTTTTTCACCACTTTCCAGACCGACTTCCATTCCGCTTCGCTGAAGACGACATCACAGGGAAGCTCTGGACACTCGCGGCCTAAGAAGGTCACAAACATGATCCGCCATGCGATCACTTTGTAAAACATCAACGCGCGGATCAGTCGGTCTCTCGCTTCGAGTTGAATCTCTTCGACCCGGCAGCCAGTTTTGAAAACTCGAAAGAATACTTCGATTGGCCAACGAGCCACATACAAATCCACAATCCGCAGCGTCTGGGAAATCGTGTCGACCGGCAGAGAACTCAGTAACAGCCAGTCGACTTCGGTTCCGTCGCCTGGGCCATCGATCTCGCTCACCCAAACGACACTGATCTCGACCGGCGGCATCGAAGACTGCTTGTTGTGTGGCGCACGAAGAGTCATCCGCTTCGCTCGAATTTCTAACTTCGCAGTGCGTGCTTCACGGCCGGGGTGTTGTTTGTTTCCTGATCCTTTGGTTCGCTCGGGCGTTTGGGGAAGCTGGACTTCGCGGTAAGCGACCGGCTGGGCGGATGCGATTTCGGCACGCATTTTCTTATAAGCCGCAGGCCCGCCATCGGGGTCTTTCTCCGGCAACGAGCGTTTTCGCTGCGAGCGAATGACGAACTGAGCCGGTGTTTCATGCTGATCGGCTTCGACGAAAATGTCGTAGATGTCTCCTTCGCGATCGGCCAGCGAAACGATCTGAGTTTCAGGACATTTTCCGGCGATCTCGCAGGCCTTGCGGTAACCATCGAGCCATCGTTGCCCTTCGCCGGTGTGTAGGGGTTGGCCTTCTCGCTTCTTGCTGGTGCCGAGCGCTTCTTTGTCGCGATCGTAGAACTTAACACCGACCACCCCGAGACAAAGTTTCTCCGGCGTGAAGGCGATGTGGGAATGATCGTAAAGTCCACGGCGGCCTAAGCGATCGAGATTGCGGACGCCTCCGGGCGGATGCGCGGTGTAGTCCAGTTCGGTGGTATCTTGTGCGATGCAAACGGTGTCTTGGGCTTTGATTCGTTGGAGTGTCTTTTCAGCGTGAGCCCCGAGAATGGCTTCGGGATCGACGTTGGGGTTATCGAATAGACGGTAGGCGGCTTTGGTTTCGTCCCAGCCACTGCAAGCTTCGTTGATACTGGCCGAAGGGTTGGCCGCCAGCGAGGCGAGCAACGCTTCGGCTCGATCGTTGAGACGTTTGTCTCCAAGTTGAATATCTTGAAATTCGTATGCGATACTGGTCGGTTGCATGCTTTCACCTTGAGATTTCATTGTGCAAAATGAAATACTACAAGCGCAAATACCGTGCCAAAACGAGCTATTTTTGCGGCGACTTGTGGGTAATCAACAGGAGGTTACGAGTCCTTTTGCATCCGACCAAATCGCTGGGACTCTCGTAACCTCGTCCACTACCTCCCGCCGCTAATTCTATCGAAGGTCCGAGGCTCCTTCGTTGTACGGTATTGCAGAGGACTGACGCGCGGCCCGATGGGCACGCGGTTAAACGAAGGGGGAAGGCGGCAGCGTCGTTTAACCGCGGCGGCGACGCCCCGCGAGTTATTGCAGCGGGCGAACTCGCGGCCCGATGGGCACGCGGTTAAACGAGAAGCTTGGTCGGCTGAAGCCTTGACTCCAGCGCGGGCGCCGGTTGCTTAGAGCAGTTCGTCGAGTTGATCGACTAGCGAATTGAACCGCTGCAGCGCGGTGGCGACTGGAGTCGGTTGGGTCATGTCGACGCCGGCGGACTTCAGCAGATCCAGCGGATCTTGGCTGCAGCCTCCCTTGAGGAAGCTCAAGTAGTCATTCAGCTCACTCGCCCCGCCCTTCAGCACACGCTGCGACAACGCGATCGCGGCGCTCAATCCGGTCGCGTATTTGTAGACGTAGAACGCGCGGTAGAAGTGAGGGATCCGGAAGCACTCGAGTTCCAGTTGTTCATCGATCGCAAAGTCGGGACCAAAATAGTCGTTCAACAGCCCGCGATAGACCTCCTTGAACGTTTGCACCGTCAACGGTTCGCCCGCTTCGGCCATCTCGTGGGTCTTCTTTTCGAACTCGGCAAACATCGTCTGCCGCACGATCGTGGCGCGGATGCTGTCGATCTCTTGGTTGATCAAATAAGCACGCTCTTGATCGCTGTCGGCGACCGACAAAAGATGTTCGGTCAACAATTGTTCGTTGAACGTGCTGGCAACTTCGGCGACGAAAATCGTGTAGTTGTAATACTCGTACGGCTGATGCTTCGACGAATACCAGCTGTGCATCGAGTGCCCGGCTTCATGAGTCAGTGTGAAGACGTCGTTCAGGACCTCCTCTTTGTAGTTCATCATGATGTAGGGATCGCCATCGTAGCTGCCGCAGCTGAACGCGCCGCTCTGCTTGCCGCGGTTGGGATAACGATCGCTCCATCGGCCGCGCAGTCCCTTGCCCAAGGTCGTGCAATATTCTTCGCCCAGCGGCTTCAGCGACTCGAGCACCACCTCAACGGCTTGGTCCCAAGTGTGATGCTTCTTGATCGAATCGAGAACCGGAACGTAGGTGTCGTATTGATGAATGTCGTCGAGCCCCATCTTGCGACGGCGGACGTCGAAGTAGCGATGGACGCTTGGGAGCGATTCGCGAACGGCGGTGATCAGATTGTCGTAGACCGTTTGCGGGACGTTGTCGGGGAAGAGCGAACTGGACAAAGCGCTTTCGTAATTCCGTGCCCGAGCGTAATAGACGTCGCGGTGGATGCTGCCGACCAGCGTCGCGGCGAGGGCGTGCTTGTGTCCTTCGAACTGCTCGTAATATTGTTCAAAAGCTTGCTTGCGAACGGCGCGGTCGGGACTGACCATCAATTGCCCGAACGTGGCGTTGGAGAGTTCTAGCTCGCGGCCGGTGTGATCCTTGATCGTGCCAAACTTCAGATCGGCGTCGTGCAATTGGCGGAAAGCATTCCCTGCGGCGCCGGCCATTTCGCCTTGCATCGCCAACAATCGCTCTTCGCCATCGGACAACGTGTGCGGTTTGTAGCGGAGCGTTTGTTCCAGTTGGCGACGGAACGGCGCAAGTTCCTCTGACGCGATGAACTCTTGAATTCGGTCGTCGGGAATCGCCAGCAATTCAGGGCGCATCCAACTGGACGCTTGACTCGCGCGGACTGCCAAGTTCTGGAAGCGAGCCTGCATCGCTTGGTACTGGCCGTTGGTTTGATCTTCGGTCGTCTTCAAAAAGGCGTAGGTGCCCAAGCGTTCGGCCAGTCGATCCATCTCGCTATCGAAACGAAGCACCTCGGCCAAAACCGCAGCGGATTCTCCCAACCGTCCGCGATGGGATTCGTATTCGGGCATCCGGTCGTCGAACCGTTTGAAATCGGCTTCCCAGCTCGCATCATCGGCGTATAACCGCTGCAAATCCCAGGTGTCTTCGGTTGCAACTTGGTCACGATTAGGAAGCATCTCAACGCTCATCAGTTTGAAAATCCGTTGTACGTGGTGAAATCGAGTGAACTTGCGATCGTCATTCTACGAAAACGCCCGGCTCGCGAAATGGCGAGCGGCGTATGGAGTGAGGAGCGATCCGAGCGGACCGCTACCAATTCGGCAGGAGCACCAAAAAATGAAAACGCCTGCACCGACAAGGATCGGCGCAGGCATCGATTGGTTCCCACCGCGGCAGCGGCGAGGATTTAGACGTCCAGATTTCGGACGTCGAGGGCGTGCTTTTCGATGAATTCGCGACGCGGTTCAACCTTGTCGCCCATCAGCAGGCGGAACATTTCGTCGGCCGCTCCCGCATCGGTTAGGTTGACCTTGATCAGGGTTCGGTTTGCCGGATCGAGCGTCGTTTCGCGAAGCTCTTCGGCGTTCATTTCGCCCAGACCTTTAAAGCGAGTCAGCGTCAGACCCTTTTCACCCGCGGCGCGAACTTCGGCCAACAGCGTGCGAAGGTCTTCCAAGCCGCGAACGTTCTCCTCGCGGATCAGTTTAAATCGCGGTTCGGTCGCTCCGGTTCGTTCCTGAGGAATCAGGTCTTCGATGCCGAAGTTCAGCGGGGCGATCTCTTTGAGTGCGGAGTTGATCGTGCGGACTTCGTGCAATTCGACCAAGTGGCCCAACGTCGGCTTCTTGGCAGCATCCGCCTCGGCACCTTCGGCTGGAGCCTCTTCGGTTTCCTCGGGCTGTTCCAAGGTGACGTTCCGCTGTTCCATGAACGCGCTCAGTTCAGCTTGGTCCTGGAACCAATGTTCCTCTGGACCAACAAACAGGTGCAACGGTGGCAGACGGCCGCTGTTGGGATCGAGCCGCAGACTGTGAGCTCGCAAGCTGATACCGCGTCGCTCCAACGCCACGATCGCTTCTTCGCATTCGGCGAGGGTTTCGCAAAGCGTCCGCATCTCGCCACCTTCGACGCGACGTCCGTCTTCGGTTTCCAGGACTCCGTCGGCGAGACCGCGTTCCAACAACTGACGCTTCATCTCTTCATCGGTCTGCACGTACTCGCGGTGCTTCCCTTTGACGACGCGGAACAGCGGCGGCTGAGCCAAATAGACGTGTCCGCTGGCAACCAATTGGTACATCTGGCGATAGAAGAAACACAACAACAAGGTGCGGATGTGGGATCCATCCACGTCGGCATCGGTCATGATGACGATCTTGTTGTAGCGGCGTTTGGTCAGATCTTGATCGGCGCCGATACCGGTGCCAAAGGCCTGGATCATGCTCTGAACTTCTTCGTTCGCCAACACCTTGTCTTCGCGACTCTTGTAGGCATTGATGATCTTACCGCGAAGCGGCAGGATCGCTTGGAAGTCACGCATCCGTCCACCTTCGGCCGATCCACCGGCCGAATCACCTTCCACCAGGTAGATCTCGCATTCTTCCATGTTCTTGCTGATGCAGTCGCGGAGCTTGCCGGGCAAGCCACCGCCGCCCAGAGCGTCCTTGCGCTTTCGCAGCAGGTCCTTGGCTTTACGAGCCGCTTCGCGGGCTTCGGCGGCCAACAGTCCCTTGCGGACGATCGTCTTGGCGACCTTCGGATTCTCCTCGAGGTACTTGGTCAGATTTTCACCAATCCCGTTGGTGATGATCCCTTCGACTTCGCTGTTTCCAAGCTTCGTTTTCGTTTGACCTTCGAACTGCGGATGCAAGACCCGCGCACTGATCACGGCGGTCAATCCTTCGCGGAAATCGTCGCCGGTCGGCGTGATGGCTTTGAACAGCCCTTCCTTCTTACCGTAGTTATTCAGCGTGCGAGTCAGCGCGCTGCGGAAGCCCGAGACGTGCGTACCCCCTTCGATCGTGTGAATGTTGTTCACATAAGATTGCACGTTTTCGGTGAACTCGGTCGAGTACTGCAGGGCGATTTCGTATTCGACATCGTCGCGATGGCCGGTGAACGAAACAACTTCCGGGTGCAACACGTCGCTGGCGCGATTGAGATGTTCGACGAATTCGACGATACCGCGTTCGTAGCAGAAGTCGGATTCTTCGCCGTTGCGTTCGTCGAAGAACTTGATCCGCACGCCGCTGTTCAAAAACGCCAGTTCTTGCAGACGCTTGTTCAGCGTGTCGAAGTTGAACTTGGTGGTCTGGAAGATGTGCGAATCGGGCTTAAACGTTGTCTTGGTGCCGTTTTTCTTGGTCTCGTGTCCCTTCTGGATTGGACCTTGTGGCACGCCCCGTTCGTAGTTCTGGGTCCACGTCATTCCTTCGCGATGGACTTCCACCTCGCACCATTGCGAAAGAAAGTTCACGACCGTTACGCCGACGCCGTGTAGACCGCCGGAAGTTTGGTAGGCCCCTTCCTTAAACTTGCCGCCAAACTTGAGGACCGTCATCACGCCTTCGAGCGTGCTGACCTCGCGATCGAGTTCTTCAGACAATTGGTCGTGGCGATCGACCGGAATTCCGCGGCCGTCATCTTCGACGGTGACCGAACCGTCGGTGTGAACCGTCACCAAAACCAGCTTGGCAAAACCGGCCATCACTTCATCGATCGAATTGTCGACGACTTCGTAGACCAAGTGGTGCAGGCCGCGCCCCGTGGTGTCGCCAATGTACATACTGGGCCGTTCGCGAACGTGCTCCAGATCCGACAGGTGAGTCAGATCGGCAGCGTTGTAGTCCGCATTGGCTTCGCGTCGAACGGGTTCTGGGGTGGCGTCGGATTCCGGGGCGGCGTCGCTCATTGAATACCTGCGTTGGGACCGAAAAGAGAACGGCAATAAGGCCAAGATTCTATCAGAATCGCGTTCGGATGACGATGCCACTAACCCCCGGCTGATCCATATCCGGGGCCGATACGATCGAATTGGGGCGTCAGACGGCGTCGAGCTGATCGCATCGATCGAAATTGCGTCGAATATGGCGACATTGCGACGCAACCTCGGCGTCGGGAACTTGCTGTTCGCTCGGCAGCGGACGTTGCTCAAGAAGAGGGCTGAGGGAGCAAGCGATCGACGCGGCACAAGCCGTTCAGCCGTTAAAGACTGTGGCCGGAGAGGGCTGATTTCCACGTCGGGGAGGCGAAAAAATGAATTCGCACGTCCCGTCGGCCGCGGGGAAGATAGGTTTCCAGTATTCAGCGGGTGACCGTGCTTCGGTCATCCGTATTCGGCTTTCTCACCCCCGTGCGGGCGGGGCTGAGCCTTAGTGCTCAGCCTCGCCCACTTTTATTCTTTCGGTGGGTGCTCTGAATATCGGTTCCTTCGTTTCGGTGATCTGCCATGGTAGCTCACCGAAACGGCGGGAACACGATCCTCGCTGGGCCATGTCGCCCGAGACCGCTGCGTTGCCGCAGATGTTTACAAGGTCTTGCCGAGCTTCGATCCGTTGCCAGCTTGACCGAAGGCAACCATGCGATCGACACAAACCTGCTTCATCGCTTCGCGCGATGGCTTCAGATAAGCGCGAGGGTCAAACGCCGATGGATCTTCTTGCAATACCTTGCGGATCGCACCGGTGATCGCCATGCGGTTGTCGGTATCGACGTTGATCTTGCGAACACCGCTCTTGATTCCGCGTTGGATCTCTTCGACTGGCACGCCGTAGGTCTGCTTCATCTTGCCGCCAAAGGCGTTGATGATGTCTTGCAGTTCTTGCGGAACGCTGCTGCTGCCGTGCATGACCAAGTGGGTGTTTGGCAGGCGACGGTGGATCTCTTCGATGCGGCTCATCGCCAACACTTCACCATCGGGCTTGCGAGAGAACTTGTAAGCACCGTGGCTGGTTCCGATCGCAACAGCCAACGCATCGACGTTGGTTTCAGCGACGAAGCGTTCAGCTTCTTCAGGGTCGGTCAGCAATTGATCGTGAGTCAATTCGCCGACAGCACCGTGGCCGTCTTCTTGTTCGCCTTCGCCGCTCTCGAGCGATCCCAGGCATCCGAGTTCGCCTTCGACCGAAACGCCCTTGGCGTGAGCCTGTTTGACGACTTCGGCGGTCACCTTAACGTTGTAGTCATAAGAGGCGGGAGTCTTGCCGTCCTCTTCCAACGAACCGTCCATCATCACGCTGGTGAAGCCGTTTTCGATCGCGCTCATGCACGTCTCAACGCTGTTGCCGTGATCTTGGTGCATCACGATTGGCAGGTGTGGATAGAGTTCGGTTGCGGCCAACATCAGGTGACGCAGGTAAGCGTCTTGCGAGTAGGCACGGGCACCGCGGGAAGCTTGAACGATTACCGGCGAATCGGTTTCGTTGGCGGCTTCCATGATCGATTGGATCTGTTCCATGTTGTTCACATTGAACGCTGCCACGCCGTAATTGTTTTCGGCAGCATGATCCAGGACGACGCGAAGAGGTACGAGAGGCATCGGGAAATCCTCGGTTTCAGATTGGTTTAATAAGGAAGACGAGTCAACCTGCTCGTTTCATCCACCGCATTATCCCGCTGGGCCGCTGTGACGCAAGGGTGCCCCAAGGTGGCGATTAGACGTAGTTTGGCGTCGGTGGACGATAGTCGTTCAGGTCGATCGATTGGAACCATTCGATCGTCTTTGCCAAGCCGTCGCGAAGCGGCGTCGTGGGGGTCCAGCCTAGATGTTTTGTGGCCAATGTAATATCGGGTTTGCGGCGCGTCGGATCGTCGGCAGGCA
Above is a genomic segment from Rosistilla ulvae containing:
- a CDS encoding DNA gyrase subunit B, which translates into the protein MSDAAPESDATPEPVRREANADYNAADLTHLSDLEHVRERPSMYIGDTTGRGLHHLVYEVVDNSIDEVMAGFAKLVLVTVHTDGSVTVEDDGRGIPVDRHDQLSEELDREVSTLEGVMTVLKFGGKFKEGAYQTSGGLHGVGVTVVNFLSQWCEVEVHREGMTWTQNYERGVPQGPIQKGHETKKNGTKTTFKPDSHIFQTTKFNFDTLNKRLQELAFLNSGVRIKFFDERNGEESDFCYERGIVEFVEHLNRASDVLHPEVVSFTGHRDDVEYEIALQYSTEFTENVQSYVNNIHTIEGGTHVSGFRSALTRTLNNYGKKEGLFKAITPTGDDFREGLTAVISARVLHPQFEGQTKTKLGNSEVEGIITNGIGENLTKYLEENPKVAKTIVRKGLLAAEAREAARKAKDLLRKRKDALGGGGLPGKLRDCISKNMEECEIYLVEGDSAGGSAEGGRMRDFQAILPLRGKIINAYKSREDKVLANEEVQSMIQAFGTGIGADQDLTKRRYNKIVIMTDADVDGSHIRTLLLCFFYRQMYQLVASGHVYLAQPPLFRVVKGKHREYVQTDEEMKRQLLERGLADGVLETEDGRRVEGGEMRTLCETLAECEEAIVALERRGISLRAHSLRLDPNSGRLPPLHLFVGPEEHWFQDQAELSAFMEQRNVTLEQPEETEEAPAEGAEADAAKKPTLGHLVELHEVRTINSALKEIAPLNFGIEDLIPQERTGATEPRFKLIREENVRGLEDLRTLLAEVRAAGEKGLTLTRFKGLGEMNAEELRETTLDPANRTLIKVNLTDAGAADEMFRLLMGDKVEPRREFIEKHALDVRNLDV
- the fba gene encoding class II fructose-bisphosphate aldolase (catalyzes the reversible aldol condensation of dihydroxyacetonephosphate and glyceraldehyde 3-phosphate in the Calvin cycle, glycolysis, and/or gluconeogenesis), whose protein sequence is MPLVPLRVVLDHAAENNYGVAAFNVNNMEQIQSIMEAANETDSPVIVQASRGARAYSQDAYLRHLMLAATELYPHLPIVMHQDHGNSVETCMSAIENGFTSVMMDGSLEEDGKTPASYDYNVKVTAEVVKQAHAKGVSVEGELGCLGSLESGEGEQEDGHGAVGELTHDQLLTDPEEAERFVAETNVDALAVAIGTSHGAYKFSRKPDGEVLAMSRIEEIHRRLPNTHLVMHGSSSVPQELQDIINAFGGKMKQTYGVPVEEIQRGIKSGVRKINVDTDNRMAITGAIRKVLQEDPSAFDPRAYLKPSREAMKQVCVDRMVAFGQAGNGSKLGKTL